From a single Collibacillus ludicampi genomic region:
- a CDS encoding TlpA family protein disulfide reductase gives MKKRVLILGILVILGLALSMFLTTGGSAKQTVSPDTKTGPELKHSLPQPGDSAPDFVLADMEGRSLKLSDLRGKKVLINFWATWCQPCHDEMPELVQKYEEYKDKIAFYGINLTNMEGGNLSEMRNFLQQYHVSYPVLLDKEGRVANQYKIIGIPTTLTIDANGIIVDRFTGSLTETNMERMIQNLLKR, from the coding sequence ATGAAAAAACGTGTTTTGATTCTAGGTATTCTAGTCATCTTAGGTTTGGCATTGTCCATGTTCTTGACAACTGGCGGATCAGCGAAACAAACGGTTTCCCCTGATACCAAGACAGGACCGGAGCTGAAACATTCGTTGCCGCAACCGGGGGATTCAGCCCCCGATTTTGTCCTCGCCGATATGGAGGGACGTTCGCTGAAGCTTAGTGATTTGCGCGGTAAGAAAGTGTTGATCAATTTCTGGGCGACATGGTGTCAACCATGTCACGATGAAATGCCGGAACTCGTACAAAAATATGAAGAATATAAAGACAAAATTGCATTTTACGGGATTAACTTGACAAACATGGAGGGCGGGAATCTGAGCGAGATGCGAAACTTCTTGCAACAGTACCATGTCAGCTACCCTGTCTTGCTTGACAAGGAAGGACGGGTGGCCAACCAGTACAAAATCATTGGGATTCCTACAACACTGACGATTGATGCGAACGGCATCATTGTTGACCGTTTCACAGGTTCGTTGACTGAAACCAACATGGAAAGAATGATCCAAAACTTGTTGAAAAGGTAG
- a CDS encoding FixH family protein, giving the protein MRIPVSRWLPALAALTIVTFAWGCSSNTTETASLDSSPLHVSFSTTPPSTVKVGDQVTITVTVSQNGKPVEDAKDVTFEVWKEKQDQHEMIKANKNGDGVYSIPYTFRQEGTYFIMYHVTARDQHSMQKMELKVSKR; this is encoded by the coding sequence ATGCGGATCCCCGTTAGTCGATGGTTGCCTGCGCTTGCCGCTCTTACGATCGTGACGTTCGCCTGGGGATGTTCATCAAATACGACAGAAACCGCTTCTTTAGACTCTTCACCACTTCATGTTTCCTTTTCGACAACTCCGCCTTCTACTGTCAAAGTGGGTGATCAAGTTACGATTACGGTTACTGTCTCGCAAAACGGTAAACCGGTGGAAGATGCGAAAGACGTTACATTTGAGGTTTGGAAGGAAAAGCAGGATCAACATGAAATGATCAAAGCCAATAAGAATGGGGACGGTGTTTATTCAATTCCGTATACGTTTCGCCAAGAGGGCACTTATTTCATTATGTACCATGTGACGGCACGAGATCAACATAGTATGCAAAAGATGGAACTCAAAGTGAGTAAGCGATAG
- a CDS encoding SCO family protein: MTSFTQFLRKQWFTFIASLLIVSVIGCIAYLLYMGYHRLPVIDHAYNFSLRNEDGKPVQLKDSDDKVRLLTFIYTSCPTVCPTITHDMTVLQNDLKQKGLFAKDVQFISITIDPQRDTGQVLKAYAKQVGADPKGWEFLYGDLGTTQSVLQKYSVFIETDNQSGIITHSVKTFLIDKNRNIRKVYGLEMNLQDIEKDIQSVLRES, from the coding sequence ATGACTTCATTTACTCAATTTTTACGCAAACAATGGTTTACTTTCATTGCTTCCCTACTCATTGTCTCTGTGATTGGCTGTATCGCTTATTTATTGTACATGGGTTACCATCGACTTCCGGTCATCGATCACGCCTATAATTTTTCATTGAGGAATGAAGATGGCAAGCCCGTACAATTAAAAGATTCTGATGATAAGGTGCGTCTCCTCACTTTCATCTATACGAGTTGCCCAACCGTTTGTCCCACCATCACGCACGACATGACCGTCTTACAGAACGACTTGAAACAAAAAGGGCTGTTCGCAAAAGACGTGCAGTTTATTTCAATCACGATCGACCCGCAAAGAGATACGGGACAAGTCTTAAAAGCGTATGCCAAACAGGTAGGTGCAGACCCGAAAGGATGGGAATTTCTTTACGGCGATCTTGGAACAACCCAATCGGTACTGCAAAAGTATTCTGTATTTATTGAGACCGACAATCAGTCCGGAATCATTACACACTCAGTGAAAACCTTTTTGATCGACAAAAATAGAAATATACGTAAAGTATATGGTCTAGAGATGAATCTGCAGGACATAGAAAAAGACATTCAGTCTGTCTTGCGCGAATCCTGA
- a CDS encoding amino acid permease, which produces MSTNQQELARRLKARHIMMIALGGAIGAGMFKGSSTSISLAGPGVVFAYLLGGLILFFVMQGLAEMAVRRPQARTFRELIEPILGRFAGHVVGWMYWLDWVLVMAAETAASAMFLQYWFPNIPLWLLSLIVSIVITVINLFQVNVYGETEYWLAGIKIAVLILFILLGGTLLFTGYGVHPPAGFHNVTAQGGFFPHGIQGVAASMLIVMFSFGGTEMIGMTLGETEHPEQVIPRAARGVIARILLFYILPILVIVSLVPWNQLGTNESPFVTVFQAVGIPYVGSIMNFVMLTAVLSATNTGMYAASRMLYTQALEGQAPRIFARLSNRKVPVTALLASTSFLYIGVVIAFFAKGHTFDYLMVIPGYSVLTVWIFLAWAHIRSRKEGFEAKGYYVKGFPYTSWFALLSLIVILVGIIITSPVAGTLVSLLAYLLVLVSYWFTRRSRREKRDTLEKTFVP; this is translated from the coding sequence ATGAGCACGAATCAGCAAGAGTTGGCACGTCGCTTGAAAGCGCGTCATATCATGATGATCGCTTTGGGCGGCGCGATCGGAGCTGGAATGTTCAAAGGGAGCAGTACGTCGATTAGCCTGGCGGGCCCGGGGGTGGTTTTCGCCTACCTTTTAGGCGGACTCATTCTCTTCTTTGTTATGCAGGGATTGGCTGAGATGGCAGTTCGACGTCCGCAGGCCCGGACATTCAGAGAATTGATTGAACCGATTTTGGGGCGTTTTGCCGGTCATGTGGTAGGATGGATGTACTGGTTGGATTGGGTATTGGTCATGGCTGCCGAAACGGCCGCATCTGCGATGTTTTTGCAATACTGGTTTCCCAACATCCCACTTTGGTTGTTATCATTGATCGTATCGATCGTGATCACGGTGATCAACTTGTTTCAAGTGAATGTGTATGGGGAAACGGAGTATTGGTTAGCGGGGATAAAAATCGCTGTACTGATCCTATTTATCCTCTTGGGCGGAACTTTGCTTTTTACCGGATATGGAGTACATCCGCCGGCAGGGTTTCATAACGTAACGGCACAAGGCGGCTTTTTTCCCCATGGTATTCAAGGGGTCGCTGCCTCGATGCTGATTGTTATGTTTTCCTTTGGCGGTACCGAAATGATCGGGATGACACTGGGAGAAACCGAACATCCGGAACAAGTGATTCCTCGTGCTGCTCGGGGAGTCATCGCTCGCATTCTGCTTTTTTATATATTGCCGATTCTAGTAATCGTCAGTCTTGTTCCCTGGAACCAATTAGGTACGAATGAGAGTCCTTTTGTTACCGTATTTCAAGCGGTTGGCATCCCCTATGTAGGAAGCATTATGAACTTCGTCATGTTGACAGCTGTTTTATCCGCGACCAATACAGGCATGTACGCCGCTTCGCGCATGCTCTATACACAAGCGTTAGAGGGGCAGGCACCTCGCATCTTTGCGAGATTATCGAATCGAAAGGTTCCGGTTACGGCCCTACTTGCAAGCACCTCGTTTCTGTATATTGGAGTTGTGATCGCCTTTTTCGCAAAAGGGCATACATTTGATTATTTGATGGTGATTCCCGGTTATTCGGTCTTGACCGTATGGATCTTTCTTGCTTGGGCACATATAAGAAGCCGCAAAGAGGGATTTGAAGCGAAAGGGTATTATGTAAAAGGTTTTCCGTATACATCCTGGTTTGCGCTTCTTTCATTGATCGTGATTTTGGTGGGTATCATCATCACATCACCCGTGGCTGGTACCTTAGTCAGCTTGCTGGCTTATCTCCTGGTGTTGGTCAGTTACTGGTTCACCCGGAGGAGCCGACGAGAAAAAAGAGATACACTCGAAAAAACCTTTGTGCCGTAA
- a CDS encoding prephenate dehydrogenase: MEPRINEKNLKIHRIVIIGCGLIGGSLALTWRRSGMADEIVGVDLRSDHLEDALRLQIIDRAAPLEEAVVDADVIVLATPVQQSINLLMELAKLPLPPNCVVTDVGGTKREVCRHALEILPAHISFIGGHPMAGSEKSGIRAASPRLFENAVYVLTPRTDEKKEAVERIRTLVEATGAQILILDPERHDRLVAAISHLPHVVAAQLVDQVADLGEEDPLYAVLAAGGFRDVTRVASGHPGLWREILLTNGDSIRPLLMEWKRRISLLDQWIEKNDGEAIETFFRKAADWRDALPVRGRGAIRPAYQCTVDVPDEPGTIGRIATLLGQHEINLRNIGILESREGDNGQLILTFADETSRNDAVRLLESGGYSVHVRA; this comes from the coding sequence ATGGAACCAAGAATAAACGAAAAAAATCTAAAGATTCACCGAATTGTAATTATAGGTTGCGGGCTGATCGGCGGTTCATTGGCACTGACATGGAGGCGATCCGGAATGGCCGATGAAATCGTCGGTGTTGACCTCAGAAGCGATCATTTGGAAGATGCGCTCCGACTTCAGATCATCGATCGAGCAGCACCATTGGAAGAAGCCGTTGTCGATGCGGATGTGATCGTACTGGCTACACCTGTCCAACAATCAATAAATCTCTTAATGGAATTGGCAAAACTCCCACTTCCTCCGAATTGTGTGGTAACGGATGTTGGAGGGACAAAAAGGGAAGTGTGCCGGCATGCTCTCGAAATCTTGCCAGCACATATCTCTTTTATCGGTGGTCATCCGATGGCAGGTTCCGAAAAATCGGGCATTCGTGCCGCTTCCCCGCGTCTATTCGAGAATGCGGTTTATGTATTGACACCGCGAACGGATGAGAAGAAAGAGGCGGTCGAGCGAATCCGAACACTCGTTGAAGCTACAGGTGCCCAGATCCTCATCCTGGATCCGGAACGGCACGACCGTCTGGTGGCGGCCATCAGTCACCTCCCGCATGTCGTAGCGGCGCAGTTGGTGGATCAAGTGGCCGATCTTGGCGAGGAAGACCCGCTTTATGCAGTTTTGGCGGCGGGAGGTTTCCGAGATGTGACACGGGTTGCGTCAGGACATCCTGGTTTATGGAGAGAGATCTTATTGACGAATGGAGATTCCATACGACCTTTGTTAATGGAATGGAAACGTCGAATTTCCTTGTTGGATCAATGGATAGAAAAAAACGACGGGGAAGCGATCGAGACGTTTTTTCGCAAGGCGGCCGATTGGCGAGATGCATTACCTGTGCGCGGGCGCGGGGCCATTCGCCCGGCATACCAGTGTACTGTAGACGTTCCGGATGAACCGGGGACGATCGGGCGAATTGCGACCTTACTTGGACAGCATGAAATCAACCTGCGGAATATCGGTATTTTGGAAAGCCGTGAAGGTGATAACGGACAATTGATTCTCACTTTTGCCGATGAAACGTCACGCAATGATGCGGTCCGTTTATTGGAATCCGGCGGCTATTCTGTACATGTGAGGGCATGA
- a CDS encoding Crp/Fnr family transcriptional regulator: MNNRRSRELLRKIPLFQDCSDNELERIDEILIHRSFAERSTIFMQGEPLEYIYFIVSGKVKIYRTDEQGREQIVNLLEPGDFFPHIGFFRKAEYPAHSVMIEKGVLLALPTGRLRDLLKKYPDICINLMAVMESKIIDLQERLEEVVLHDTFSRLVLLLIRLCRLHGVPDGERIRINVPLTNQELANMIGTRRETVNRAINQLKKAGAVETTTDHYLLISRDRLEKQLDI, from the coding sequence ATGAATAACAGACGATCTCGAGAACTTTTGCGAAAAATCCCGTTGTTTCAAGATTGCAGTGACAATGAACTGGAGAGGATCGACGAGATCCTGATTCACCGGTCGTTTGCGGAACGTTCGACCATTTTTATGCAAGGGGAACCGTTGGAATATATTTATTTTATAGTCAGCGGGAAAGTCAAGATTTATCGAACGGACGAGCAAGGAAGAGAACAGATCGTCAATCTTCTTGAACCCGGTGATTTTTTCCCGCACATAGGTTTCTTTCGCAAAGCGGAATATCCTGCGCATTCTGTTATGATCGAAAAAGGAGTGCTTCTCGCTTTACCTACAGGACGTTTGCGGGATTTACTGAAGAAGTATCCGGACATCTGTATCAATTTGATGGCCGTCATGGAAAGCAAAATCATCGATTTGCAGGAGAGACTCGAGGAAGTGGTCTTGCATGATACATTCAGCCGGCTCGTCTTGTTGCTCATACGACTCTGCCGCCTTCACGGCGTACCTGATGGGGAACGCATTCGCATCAATGTACCGTTAACCAACCAGGAATTGGCCAATATGATCGGGACAAGAAGAGAAACGGTGAACCGTGCGATCAATCAATTGAAAAAAGCGGGTGCCGTCGAAACTACGACCGATCATTATTTACTTATCAGCCGTGATCGTTTGGAAAAACAACTGGATATATGA
- a CDS encoding DUF488 domain-containing protein, with protein MSLKQVKLKRVYEPPENIDGKRILVDRLWPRGLSKEAACIDEWMRDVSLSHELRKWFAHQPERFVVFRERYVEELLRDPDRSEKVKQLCEWACEGTITLLYAAKDFSSQSCRRVARRDRQRLSCMNSPLTPQSKRR; from the coding sequence ATGTCACTGAAACAAGTGAAGTTGAAACGAGTATATGAGCCACCTGAGAATATAGACGGAAAACGGATTCTTGTGGACCGTCTCTGGCCGCGCGGTTTGTCAAAAGAAGCTGCATGCATAGACGAATGGATGCGAGATGTTTCCCTAAGCCATGAATTACGAAAATGGTTTGCACACCAGCCTGAGAGATTTGTAGTGTTTCGTGAACGTTACGTAGAAGAGTTGTTGCGAGATCCCGACCGTAGTGAAAAAGTAAAACAATTGTGCGAGTGGGCGTGTGAAGGAACGATTACATTGTTATATGCTGCAAAAGATTTCTCATCACAATCATGCCGTCGTGTTGCGAGACGTGATCGTCAAAGGTTGTCATGCATGAATTCTCCGCTAACACCGCAAAGTAAGAGAAGATAA
- a CDS encoding OPT family oligopeptide transporter: MQEHEKKENFKPFISPHQRPPEFTWTALIIGIILAIIFGAANAYLGLIIGMTISASIPAAVISMAIIRGLLRRNSILENNIVQTITTAGEAIAAGAIFTIPALFLWHMNPRLFTISLIVLTGGFLGVLFMIPLRRLLIVKEHGRLPYPEGTACAEVLVAGEEGGKRAKLVFAGLSVGAIFKAIADGVKLFPSEIETKVAGFRQGLIGMDTFPSLLGVGFIVGPRVGGMMAAGGILAWLVFIPAIAYFGHGSGTVAPGKEVLANMDAWGIWDSYIRYIGAGAVATGGLISLVRTLPMLWRSLTATLTGMRNQRGTNDVELLRTDLDLPRRWTIPAGIIILLLTAFLPQLNVGLIGALGIAVFGFLFVMVASRIVGAIGSSSSPVSGMTIATLLIVTSVYRAAGYTGMTGMVVSLTVGAIICSALAVAGDISQDLKTGYLVGSTPRAQQLAMIIGVLASGLVIGWVLVLLNHAYGFGTKALPAPKAVLMKMIVEGIMNADMPWDLVFIGAATSIVIELLGIEALPVAVGIYLPVHTSISIFIGGLLRWFVTRFFARTEERENTVVERGVLLSSGLIAGESLIGILLAGLVSLHVSMPEKPMYGQGLALFLFFLLTVWLGWLSVRNPSVTERK, from the coding sequence ATGCAAGAGCATGAAAAGAAGGAAAATTTCAAGCCTTTTATTTCACCGCATCAGCGTCCGCCAGAGTTTACATGGACAGCGTTGATCATCGGGATTATTCTCGCGATTATATTTGGTGCAGCGAATGCATACCTCGGATTGATCATCGGTATGACCATCAGTGCATCCATTCCGGCGGCGGTCATTTCAATGGCGATCATACGTGGTCTTTTGCGGCGCAATTCCATTTTGGAGAATAATATCGTACAGACGATAACAACGGCCGGTGAGGCGATCGCAGCAGGTGCGATTTTTACGATTCCGGCTCTTTTCCTATGGCATATGAATCCAAGGTTATTTACCATTTCTTTGATCGTATTGACCGGTGGATTCCTCGGCGTGCTTTTTATGATTCCGTTGCGTAGACTCTTAATTGTGAAAGAGCATGGTCGTTTGCCGTATCCTGAAGGTACGGCTTGTGCGGAAGTACTCGTCGCCGGAGAAGAAGGCGGCAAGCGGGCGAAACTGGTTTTTGCGGGACTTTCTGTCGGTGCGATTTTCAAGGCGATTGCTGACGGGGTTAAGCTGTTCCCATCAGAGATTGAAACAAAAGTTGCCGGTTTTCGCCAAGGATTGATCGGAATGGATACATTCCCCTCCCTTCTTGGTGTCGGATTTATCGTGGGACCGCGTGTGGGCGGAATGATGGCGGCAGGGGGGATTTTGGCCTGGCTCGTTTTCATCCCGGCGATCGCTTATTTCGGACACGGTTCGGGAACCGTGGCGCCAGGGAAAGAGGTTCTCGCGAATATGGACGCCTGGGGAATTTGGGATTCCTATATCCGCTATATCGGTGCCGGGGCTGTGGCGACCGGGGGATTGATCAGCCTCGTACGTACCTTGCCGATGTTGTGGCGTTCACTGACCGCGACGTTGACGGGCATGAGAAATCAACGAGGGACGAACGATGTTGAATTGTTGCGCACCGACCTGGATTTGCCGCGGCGTTGGACGATTCCGGCAGGTATCATCATTTTGTTATTGACCGCCTTTTTGCCGCAACTGAACGTAGGCTTGATCGGTGCTTTAGGCATCGCTGTTTTCGGATTTCTTTTCGTGATGGTTGCTTCCCGGATTGTCGGGGCGATCGGTTCGTCATCTTCTCCCGTTTCAGGAATGACGATCGCTACTCTCTTAATCGTCACATCCGTTTACAGGGCGGCCGGATATACAGGTATGACAGGTATGGTTGTCTCCTTAACGGTCGGGGCGATCATTTGCTCGGCTCTTGCCGTCGCCGGAGATATATCACAAGATTTGAAAACGGGGTACTTGGTTGGTTCTACCCCACGTGCCCAACAACTGGCCATGATCATCGGCGTGCTGGCATCCGGTTTGGTTATCGGTTGGGTGCTCGTATTGCTGAATCATGCGTACGGTTTCGGTACCAAGGCTTTGCCTGCTCCGAAAGCAGTACTTATGAAAATGATCGTCGAAGGGATCATGAATGCCGATATGCCTTGGGACCTGGTGTTTATCGGTGCAGCAACCTCGATCGTCATTGAATTGCTCGGTATCGAAGCATTACCTGTAGCGGTTGGTATTTACTTGCCTGTACATACAAGTATCTCGATCTTCATCGGCGGTTTGTTGCGCTGGTTTGTCACTCGGTTTTTCGCGCGTACGGAAGAGAGGGAGAACACAGTGGTAGAGCGAGGGGTTCTGCTCTCTTCAGGGTTGATTGCAGGCGAATCATTGATAGGGATTTTGCTTGCTGGACTGGTAAGTTTACATGTGAGCATGCCTGAAAAACCGATGTATGGGCAAGGGTTAGCACTCTTTTTATTTTTCTTGTTAACCGTATGGCTGGGATGGTTATCGGTTCGAAACCCGTCGGTTACGGAGCGAAAATAA
- the corA gene encoding magnesium/cobalt transporter CorA codes for MIRTLKVKAGKTITNIPVELLTQDVNKDSWYWVDFNQPTDEELKLLDTLFHFHPLAIEDCGPSLQRPKVENYDEYLFIVVHAVKERRNERKRFGVHEVNLFLGENFLVSVHLDDQPSIDQLFTSFEKKNRSIEYTPNYLAYLIIDHIVDEFFPLVEYVENQLNKMEEKIFHIKNPTDHLINQIFYLRRSLLSLKKIVLPHRDMLSILLHDDFINRDRRTRAYFMDIYDHLMRLMDRIDNQREIVSGLLEMCLSLQSKHMNEIMKILTIFGTIFLPITFISSVYGMNFEGMPELHWKYGYPFALGLMAITAIGFVIYFKRKHWL; via the coding sequence ATGATTCGTACTTTGAAAGTAAAAGCCGGAAAGACCATCACAAACATCCCCGTAGAATTACTCACACAAGATGTAAATAAAGATTCTTGGTATTGGGTGGATTTTAATCAGCCCACAGACGAAGAATTGAAATTGCTGGATACCCTGTTTCACTTTCATCCATTGGCGATCGAAGATTGCGGTCCTTCATTGCAAAGACCAAAAGTGGAAAATTACGATGAATATCTGTTTATCGTCGTGCATGCTGTCAAGGAAAGAAGAAATGAAAGGAAACGATTTGGGGTTCATGAGGTCAATCTCTTTTTGGGTGAAAACTTCCTGGTTTCCGTTCATCTCGATGATCAGCCGTCGATTGATCAGCTTTTCACATCGTTCGAGAAAAAGAACCGATCCATCGAATATACGCCTAATTATCTGGCCTATTTGATCATCGATCATATTGTGGATGAATTTTTCCCATTGGTTGAATATGTGGAAAATCAATTGAACAAAATGGAGGAAAAGATCTTCCACATAAAAAATCCGACGGATCATCTGATCAATCAAATCTTCTATCTTCGTCGCAGCCTGCTCTCGCTGAAAAAAATAGTTTTGCCTCATCGAGATATGTTAAGCATCTTGTTACATGATGATTTTATCAATCGTGACCGGCGAACACGTGCTTATTTTATGGATATTTACGATCATCTCATGCGCCTTATGGATCGTATCGATAACCAAAGAGAGATTGTTTCTGGATTGTTGGAAATGTGTTTATCATTACAATCTAAGCATATGAACGAAATCATGAAGATATTGACGATTTTCGGAACCATCTTTTTACCGATCACTTTTATTTCTTCCGTATACGGAATGAACTTTGAAGGGATGCCAGAGCTCCATTGGAAATACGGGTATCCATTTGCGCTCGGGCTTATGGCAATTACCGCTATCGGATTTGTGATCTATTTTAAACGGAAACATTGGCTGTAA
- the cbpB gene encoding cyclic-di-AMP-binding protein CbpB: MINLETSNLLEKEIKELVIPADNVAHVQLGNSLEHALLVLIKSGYSAVPVLDTSYKIQGLISNTMIMDSILGIERIEYEKLSEHKVEEVMNTKIPRMKNSDTFFRALELSINHPFVCIEDEAGVFVGILTRRSILALVYRYFRGVLGK, encoded by the coding sequence ATGATCAACTTGGAGACGAGCAATCTCCTCGAAAAAGAAATTAAAGAATTAGTGATTCCTGCCGATAATGTGGCTCACGTGCAATTGGGAAATTCGCTGGAACATGCTTTACTCGTGTTGATTAAATCGGGGTATTCTGCAGTTCCAGTTTTGGATACATCTTATAAAATTCAGGGACTGATCAGTAATACCATGATCATGGATTCGATACTCGGAATTGAGCGCATCGAGTATGAGAAATTGAGCGAGCATAAAGTGGAAGAAGTCATGAATACCAAGATCCCGCGTATGAAAAATAGCGATACATTTTTTAGAGCCTTGGAACTGTCCATTAATCATCCCTTTGTATGTATCGAGGATGAAGCTGGTGTTTTCGTGGGAATTCTCACCCGTCGTTCCATTTTAGCTTTGGTATATCGATATTTTCGTGGCGTCTTGGGAAAATAG